A region of the Vibrio sp. YMD68 genome:
AGAACAAGAACTTCAAAAATTTGAATTACCAACTCGAACCGATTTCCCCTGGGTAACCAGCGCCATTACGGGTTTGGGTGTCGTTTTATCACTTTTGCATATTTGGTTTAACACCTTTTCAACGCTTCCCGAACTTTGGGTGTCAGCCACACACTTTGCAGGGTTCGCTGTGATATGCGCCTTGTGGTGTCCCGCTCATGTTTCTTTGAAAAACAGTCAGCTAGCGTTAGCGGTTGATGTTGTTATCGCCTTGGGTGCATTCGCCTGTTTACTGTACATTCCGTACGCGGAAGACGCCTTGTATCAACGAGGTGTAAAGTTTGTAGCCAGCGACTGGTTTTTTGCGATTTTGGCGATCAGTATCGTTATTGAACTTATACGACGAACCATGGGTTGGTTCATCCCGATTTTGATTCTAGTGTGTTTGAGTTATGTGGTTCTATGGGGGCAATGGGCTTCTGGGATATTCCACTTTCCGGGCCTCAGCATGGAAACCTTGCTGTATCGAAGTTTCTATTCATCGGAAGGCATGTTTGGGTCTATTTCTCGTATCAGTTGGTCATTTGTTTTCATGTTCATTCTCTTTGGCGCCTTTTTGGTTCGCTCGGGCGTGGGCGATTACATCATCAATGTTGCTCGCGCTGCCGCTGGGAAAGTCATTGGTGGCCCAGGGTTTATTGCGGTGATTGGGTCGGGCCTTATGGGTTCGGTCTCGGGCTCTAGCGTGGCTAATACCGTATCGACGGGTGTGATTAGTATTCCTCTGATGAAAAAAGCCGGTTTTCCATCTCGCTTTGCTGCCGGTGTTGAAGCCGCGGCCTCTACCGGTGGGCAGTTAATGCCTCCAGTAATGGGCGCAGGTGCGTTTATTATGGCCTCTTACACCCAGATCCCTTACGTTGATATCATTGCGGTGTCTTTTGTTCCTGCTCTGATTTATTTCTTGTCCGTGGCGTTTTTTGTACGTATTGAAGCAAAACGTAGCGGAGTGCAGAAAATCAGCACCAGTGAAATTTCTCTTACGCGAGTCCTCTTATCCGGTTGGCACAACCTCATTCCATTAGTGGTACTGGTGACTTTATTGGTCCAAGGATTTACCCCAACCTATGCTGCGGGTATCTCTATCGTGTCGGTTATCGTGTCATCTTGGTTCTCTAAAAATCATAAAATGGGCCCTAAAGCGATCGTAGAAGCCTTGTCTCAGGGGGCAAAAAATATGGCTACGACAGCGGTGTTGTTGGTCGGTATTGGTCTTGTGATTAACGTGATCAGTACCACGGGTATTGGTAACACATTCTCTCTTATGATTAACGAGTGGGCTAACGGTAGCTTACTGATGATGCTAGTGTTGATTGCTTTGGCGTCATTGATTCTTGGTATGGGTTTACCCGTAACGGCGGCCTATATCGTATTGGGTACCTTGTCTGCACCAGCGCTGTATAAATTGATCGCTGAAAGCCAGTTATTGGACCTCATGATTTCAGGTAATTTACCGGAACAAGCAAAAGCGATATTCATGCTAGCCGCGCCAGAAAAGCTAACATTATTGAATGCACCAATGGCGTTAGAAACGGCGAAAGAAATGCTTGCCTTGGTCCCGGCTGACTTTGTTGAAACATTACTTGAGCAGAGTTTGGGTATTGAAGCCGTCGGCTTAGCGTTGTTAGCGGCTCACCTAATTATCTTTTGGTTGTCTCAAGACAGTAATGTGACTCCGCCAGTCTGTTTAACAGCATTTGCAGCGGCCACCATTGCTAAAACACCACCCATGAGAACGGGTCTGACGGCTTGGAAAATTGCGAAAGGTCTCTACTTAGTGCCTTTATTGATCGCCTACACCAGCTTAGTCAGCTGGGATGTCGCGAGCGTGCTAACTGTCGGTTTCTTCGCGATTATCGGCACTTATGCGTTCATTGGCGCGATAGAAGGCTATCTGGAAGGTGAACTGAACTGGATGCTGAGAGTCGTTCTGGTGATCGTCGGTATCGTTCTAGTCTGGGCTGACATTTCACTATGGATTCGCCTGCTGGCTTGTGGCCTATTTGTCGCAATCTTTGTTCACAGTGGGCGGTTGTATGACAAGCAACAAATTAACTCAATGACTCCTAATCAGAAGGCCGTTTAAGTGATGGGCAAAGAATATGATTATCTTGTTGTGGGCGGTGGCATTGTCGGCGTTTCCACAGCATGGCAACTCAAAAGTCGTTTCCCAAACAAATCCATCTTGTTGATTGAGAAAGAAAGCGGTTGGGCAAAGCATCAAACGGGGCACAATAGTGGCGTCATTCATGCGGGTGTCTATTACGCTCCCGGCAGTTTGAAAGCAGAGTTTTGCAAAAAAGGCGAACAGCAGACCAAGGCATTCTGCGCTAAGCATGATATCAAGGTTGAAAACTGTGGGAAGCTATTGGTCGCGACTTCTGCACTGGAGCTCGATCGTATGGTGGATTTGTATGCACGTTGTAAAACCAATCAAATCGATGTGGAATTGCTTGATAAAAATCAACTGAGCGAGGCAGAACCTAACATTGTTGGGCTAGGTGCCATCTTGGTGAAATCAACCAGCATTGTTGATTACCGACAAGTAACCCAAAAGATGGTGGAGCAATTCATGGCTCTCGGAGGAGATGTGAGCCTTAAAACCGAAGTGATAGGTGCGCATGAATCGACGTCTCATATTCAGCTTGATACCCGTTTAGATGGCGTCGACACTTCATTTGTTGGCAAGTTTCTGGTGACGTGCAGCGGTTTGATGGCAGACAGAATGACGAAGATGCTCAACATCGATGGCGACTTTCAAATCATTCCTTACCGCGGTGAGTATTATCAGCTCGCCGCAAAACACAATAACGTAGTAAACCATCTGATTTATCCGATTCCTGATCCTGATTTGCCTTTTTTGGGTGTCCATTTAACCCGTATGATTGATGGTTCGGTGACGGTTGGGCCAAATGCGGTTCAAGGTTGGAAGCGAGAAGGGTATGGCAACATTAACTTTAGCGTTAAAGATACCATGCAAATGCTGGGCTATTCAGGGTTCTGGAAAGTCACACAAAAGAACCTTAGAACGGGTTTGAAGGAGTGGAAAAACTCGTTATGGAAGCCGGGTTACCTTAAATTGGTGAACAAATACTGCCCAGCAATCGAACTCGATGACTTACAGGCCTATCCAGCGGGAGTTAGAGCACAGGCTGTGTTGTCTGACGGAACATTGGTCCATGATTTCTTATTTGCAAACAGTATGCGAAGCCTGCATGTCTGTAACGCGCCTTCCCCTGCGGCGACCTCAGCGATTCCCATTGGCGAATACATTTGCGATAAAATAGTCGAATCATCGTTCGATTAAATCAACACGCCCTAATAACACTGGGTATAAGCCGTTATGATTTTGTTTCAACGAGACAAGGGTATAGAATAAAGACCGTTTTTAAGCCAATCGGATCTTCCATGGAAAATATAGCGGTTTTAGTTGATGTACAAAACGTGTATTACACGACTCGTGATAAATATCGTCGTAACTTCGACTACAACCAGTTTTGGCATGTAGCAACAGCAGGTTGTCACGTTGCTCAAGCGAATGCCTACGCAATCTCAAGTAAAGATCCTAAACAACGTCAGTTTCACCATATTCTACGAGGCATTGGTTTTAACGTTTGTTTAAAACCTTTCATTCAACGTAAAGATGGCAGTGCGAAAGGGGATTGGGATGTGGGCATTGCCCTTGATGCTTTTGAGCTGGCATCCACGGTAGACAGAGTGATTTTGGTGTCGGGTGATGGCGACTTTTCTATGTTGGTTGATCGAATCAAATCTCGATTTAATAAGCCTGTTGAAGTGTATGGTGTACCGGGCTTAACATCTCAAGATTTGATTGAATCCGCGAGCAAGTTCATACCCATCGATGACGACCTGCTGCTTTAATCATGGCAGCGAATGAAGCAGGCGATGGATTATTGCTGCTCAGTGCTGTCGTTTACTTTATCTGCGCTCAGATCCTGTTCTGTTTGAACGGATTCTGAACTTTCTAAAGCTTTGTTTGCCTCTTCTGCTTCCATTTTTGCTCTTTCAGCTTTAGAAATATAACGAGGCTTATTGCTCGAGTGCAGTTTGGCATTGTGTTGCTTTTGCTTTTTTTTCAATATTTGATTAATTTTCTTTTTACGATTCATCGATAATGCCATAAGGTGTCATTTGGTGGGGGATAATAGAGTTTTTCAGATGATACGGCAAGTTTCCATTCGGTATTCAGAGAGTCGTTATGACGTTTGAACACAGCAATCTATTAACCGATTCATTGCTGACTGAGTTTAAAACGGTTCACTCCATGCTGCTAATCTTTTGTCGGCATCATCATGGCGCGACATCGCTTTGTCAGGAATGCCAGGAACTTGCGGACTACGCGGAAACTAAGCTTGATCGATGCCCATACGGCCAAGAAAAACCAACGTGTAATCGATGTCCCATTCACTGCTATAAGCCGCAACAAAAAGAGCAAATGCGATGGGTGATGCGTTATTCTGGGCCAAAGATGCTTATACCTCATCCCATACTCGCGATTCGCCACTTGATACATGAAAGAAAAACGGTTCCGGAAAAACCGAAGCCTAACGCGTCTAATCGCCACAAGCGACAAAAATAGACGATAAATAAACCGTCAGTAATTTTTAGTACCGATTTATCGTTGTACTTGATGTCATGAATAAACAATAGGTTACGTATGAATAACTTCTATGCAGAAATCACCGGATGGGGAAAGTGCCTACCGCCTTCAGTATTGTCAAACGACGATCTCAGTACCTTTCTCGATACATCAGATGAGTGGATCCGCTCTCGTACCGGAATTGCAGAGCGACGTATTAGCCATGTGAACACCTCTGATATGGCAACCGTTGCGGCCAAGCATGCTCTTGCTAGTGCAGGGCTTGAAGCCAACGATATCGATGTTGTGATTGTGGCGACATGCTCTCCTGATTCACTGATTCCCAATACAGCGTCCTTGGTCTCTAAAAACTTGGGCATTAAAGCGGCGGCCGCGTTTGACTTAAATGCGGCGTGTACCGGATTTGTGTACGGCTTAGAAACCGCGACGCGTTTGATACAAGCTGGAAATTACCGCCATGCTTTGGTCATTGGTGCTGAGAGACTGTCCTTTTTTATTGACTGGACGAAGCGTGATACAGCGGTTTTATTTGGAGACGGTTCTGGCGCAGTTGTTCTGTCGAAAACAGAAGAGAAAGTGGGCCTGCAACAAGCTCGTATTGGTTGTGATGCGGCGGGTCGCGATATTTTAGCTGTTCCTAAGTTCGGCACGTCGATGGACCGTTTTGCCGCTGATAACGGCTATTGGGATTTCAACTTTATTGGTAAAGATATTTTTAAGCGCGCAGTGAAAGGAATGGGTGCGGCATCGAATGAGGTGCTGAGTAACTCACAATTGACTACTGACGACATTGATGTGGTTATTCCACATCAGGCCAACATCCGAATTATTCAAACCTTGTGTGATGTGGCGGGTATTTCTCAAGATAAGGCCTTCGTCAATATTGAACGTTATGGCAACACCTCGGCTGCGACGGTTCCCATTGCGCTTTGTGAAGCGGTAGAACAAGGAAAAGTACAGCCGGGCCATAACCTATTGATGGCAGCGTTTGGAGCGGGTTTAACTTGGGGCGCCGCTCATATTAAATGGGGACAAAGAGTGACCCCACTGGCGAGTAGCGATGCCTGTCTGCCTGAAACCGACAAAACGGCGCTTGAGCTGTTAGAGGTTGCTATCAGTTACTGTAGAGAAAAAAGCGAAGCTGCTAGTCTCTAGGTCTCTAGGTCTTTAGGCCTATAGTTCTTATTTACCTGCCCGTTATAAATAAATAGTAATGATAAAAAATGAACCTCAGTTAATGGGGTTCATTTTTTTACGCCCTAGTATTTTACGCCGAGCTTTGTACGTATTGGCAAATGGTCAGAACCCTTTATTTCAGTAATAGATTGCCTAGAGCATAGTGCCCACCGTTCAGACTTGAGCCAAGTATGGTCGATAGCAATCATAGAAAATGCCGGGGTTGAAAACCCTTGATTCGCGCTAATCGAAGCCGTCAAGTTTGGCCATGAAGCGACAGGCAAAGTCGCAAACCCAGGCAATAGTTGGTTGAATAATGGTGCTTTCGAAGACAAATTGAAGTCGCCGATCACCAGAGTGTCTGGAGAAGGATATTGCTCTACAACCGTTTCAATGGTTCTGATTAAGGCGTTGCGCCGATACCACAGTTCTTTTGAGCGTGGCGATGTTGGGTGAGCTGTAATGATTTGAATCGATTGAGTCGGAGTCAGTTGCCATTCCCCATGAATGATATTTTGCGCGTCGGGTGTATGAAAGAAGGTTACCTCTTTTAAAGGATATCGACTCAATATCAACTGGCTTGATGGGTAGCCAACGGCTGGTTGACCGCCGTAACGATAAGGATAGATATCATCTAGGGTGTAAAATCGCTCTCCTTGCTCTGGAGAGACCTCTTGCAACACAATCAGATCTGCGGGATGTTGAATAAGGTAATTCATGAATGCATTGACGTCTGGGTTGCTGTAAAACAAGTTAAACTGCAACAGTTCAATGGGATTATCCGTTTTACACACTTCACCCTGGTTAAAATGTTTTGGTGTTAATGCGTAGAACCCAATACATAGAATGATGGCGATAAGGACAAGGGTTTTCTGCCGGTACACGATGGCATAAACGGTCAATAAAAAGTAATAGGCAAGGAACAGAAAAGGATAGGCCAGAAGGTTTTCTAACCACCAATTCATCTCTATTGGGATAAAATTTGTCCAAATGGCGGAGAGAAGAAATAAAGGAAAAACGACGAGCAGCCACACAATCCATTTCAAATTCGATGTCCCCTCTGTTTTGCTTTTTAAGCTATTGGTTTCGATGATTGATCTAGATGAAGCATTTAACTGATTGATTGAGGTTAATGATTAAGTATGAGCCAAAGCTGACACATTATCTGAGTTTATAAAAAAGGAGCCTCAACGAGACTCCTAATAGGTAATTAAAACGGGGCCCCTAGAAACTAGGCTTTTGACTCGGTTCTAAATTCAGCCACGGCTAAGTCCATCTCTCGAGCCTGTTCTGAAACCGTATCAACTTCTGTCAGGCACTGTTGTGCTGATTGCATATTGCTGTCTGAAATTGCGTTAAGTTCAGTGATGGATTCACTGACTTGGTTCATTACGATACCTTGCTCTTCGATAGCGGAGGCAATACGTTCAGAGTTTGATTGAATGTTATCCATATCCGTCAAGATTTGAGCCAGGCTTTCATCCAGTGTTTGAGAGGCGGTTAAGGTTTCTTGCCCCTGATCGTTACATTGATCAATGTTAACGACGACTGTCGACATTTGCTTCTGAATCGCATCAACGACTTTGGTTATCTCTTCAGTCGATTGATGAGTACGACTCGCCAGTGCGCGAACTTCATCGGCAACCACAGCAAAACCACGACCTTGCTCACCGGCACGCGCAGCTTCTATCGCCGCGTTCAGTGCCAATAGATTTGTTTGCTCCGCAATGCCTTGAATAATATGGACGGCACCGCCAATTTTCTCGACATGTTCGTTCAGTGATGAGATCGAAGTCTGGCTTTCACCCAAAATATTAGAAAGTGAACCGATATTATCCACTGTTGAACTCACGACTTCTCGGCCATGTTTTGCGTTAACTGTTGCTTGTTGAACGCCTTCGACGGCAACTGCGGTGCTTTCCGAGATCTCATTGATGGTCGCCACCATTTCTTGCACTGCTGTGGCCATCGTGGTTGTGTGATCAGCTTGTGTGTGGAATTGGGTAATGACATTTTCCAATTCAACGTGCATGTTACTGGTGGTTTGTGATAGCTGACCCGCTTTGTCTTGTGTGCCGGAAATCAACACTTCGAGTTTATCGAGAAGGCGATTGAAATAAGTACCGATTGAGACAAGTTCATTGTTACCCGTTAAATTGGCGCGCATGGATACATTGTTTGAACGTGCAATCTCCTGGATGACACTTAAAAGCTTTGATACTTGAAGGTTAATTGAGCGGGATATTTGATAAATAAATAGAATAATGAAAAGAATAACACAAGCAGTGACAGCTTGTTTTATAAGGAATAATCGGTCTTGAAGTTCGGATACTTCTGTAGCGAGCGTGGAGGAAAACTCTTTAAATTGCTCTTCTACTGTATGAGATAGAGCGCGAGTCTCACCAAGTAAACCGACATTATAGGCCACACCAATCACTATTTCCTGAGCTAATAGAGCCTTGGCATCCGCCAAAAAAGCGGCATCGTTGATGGATGAAATTAATGATTCGTCCCATTCGCCAATCAGTAGTTTTTTATCGAATTCCATAAGACGCACTAAGGTATCGCTATTGACTTGGCTTTTGAGCTTGTCGAGACTGGAATTATAACGGCCTCTCAATTGCTCAGACTCTTTTAAACCTAATTTGCTATAGGCTTGAACTAAGTTTTGAAAGCCCTTTTGGTAGGCAAGAATATCCGTGCGAAGTTTTTCTGTTGAACCAAAAGAATTCGAGATCAGTATTGCAGACAGTTTGGATTCTTTGTCTAAAAAGATCGACATGTTGTCATTAAACTTGTCAAGGTATTTGGCATCTTTGCGGAGCAAGAAGTCCTTCTCGTTACGTCTTAGATGCAAAAGTCGAGTCTCAAGCTGTGAGACGAGCAAGCTCGCTTGATTTAACTCCAATGTAGTATTGCTAAAATGGGTTGTTGTTCCAACCAAAGCAAGAACACCAATGACGGAAACAATGCCTAATGAGTACAACTTTTGCTTGATATTCATTTCAATGCCTATGAGTAAATGATTCACGTCGATATAGTAGTTAATGTAGTTAGGATTTATCCATTGTTCAATTTTTAATATGACATGGATTCAATTAATCACTAATTAATCAGCAACTTAGTGTATAAGGATGGGTGAAATTCATCTAATGATTAGGCTTTTTTCTTAACGATTTTGTTTGTGACTGAATATTTTTCCGCTTGAGCCTGCGCTCTTTGGAGCCTCTTGTGGGTTTGGTTTGACGCCTCTGTTTTTGAACAACGGTGGCAGCTTGTATGAGTTGTGCAAGCCTATTAAGCGCGTCTTCTCTGTTTTGCTCTTGAGTCCGAAATGACTGCGCTTTAATAACAATCACACCATCTTTAGTGATTCTGCTATCAGAAAGTGCCAACAGTCTTTCTTTGTAGAAGTCAGGCAGAGTAGATCTGTTGATGTCAAAGTGCAGATGAATCGCGGAAGAAACCTTGTTGACGTTTTGTCCACCCGCACCTTGAGCTCGAATTGCGGTTAATTGAATTTCCCAAGCTTGAAGAGTGACACTGTTTGATATTTTGAGCATACTGATTTCTTAACGATTTAGACTGAATAACACCGAAAGCGGGCTAACGAGAATGTACATTGATTTAGAGAAGTATCAAGGTCTTATTTTTGATATGGATGGAACGCTGATTGATACGATGCCAGCACACCTTGATGCTTGGGAGAAAACATCTATCCACTTTGATTTCCCTTTCACCCGAGAGTGGTTGAACAGCCTAGGTGGTATGCCTAGCTATAAAATTGTAGCTGAGATCAATCGAAAGCATGGACTTAATCTCGACGCTTTGGAAATCGCGGCGTATAAAATGGACGCGTTCGCTAATACTCCAGAACAAGGCGAGGTTATCCCTTGTACCGTGGAGGTATTGCAACGCTATTATGGTAAAAAGAAGCTCGCTGTCGGGACGGGAAGCCAACGCAAGAGTGCACTTAGGTTGTTAGATAAAGCTGGCCTTTTACCTAAGCTAGATTGTGTCGTATCGGCAACCGATGTGGTTAACCATAAACCGGAGCCTGATACGTTCTTACTCGCGGCCGAACATTTAGGGTTAGCGGCAGATCAGTGTGTGGTTTTTGAAGATACTGCATTAGGTAAAGCGGCGGCGCACGCAGCTGGAATGGATTGTATTATGGTGGAACAAGATACGTTGGTTTTTTACCCTGTAATGAACTAGGTAACCGCTGAAACAAACAGAGTGGTAGTGACGAATACAGATAGAAGAGCCGAGTATGATACTTGGCTCTTCTTTCATTTATTGTCTATTGAATTTCCAGCAACTCAACATCGAAAATCAAAACCGATGCAGGAGGAATAGGGCCCGTTCCGCCTTTTCCGTAACCGAGATCACTAGGCACGAACAGACGGAATTTGTCGCCTTCTACCATCAACTGAACACCTTCCGTCCAGCCTTTGATCACCTGGTTAAGACCGAAAGCGATAGGCTCATTGCGTTCGACAGAGCTGTCAAACACGGTGCCATCAATGAGAGTCCCATGGTAGTGAACCTTGACTCGGCTTGTCGCCGTAGGGTGTTCTTCTCCTGTCCCTTTTTGAAGCACTTGGTACTGAAGGCCGGTTTCCGTCGTGATGACGCCATCTTTGGTGCTGTTTTCAGAGAGAAACGCTGCCCCTTTCACTTGGTTCTCTTCGGCCAGTTTGCCGTTGTTCCATGTGCGGTAAATAAAAAATACCGCCAATAAAACGATAGCAATGGGAATGATTAATTTACTCATGATGGTCCTATTATTGTTCTACTAAATAATTGATTGTGTTTGCAATACTTTGAACATCGCTGTGACCTTGAGTCAAGATGATGTACTTACCACTGACAATGAAAGTCGGCACTGAGTTGATTTGTCCTTTTACCGAGACATCTTGAGAAAACTCTAGCCGCTTAAATAGCTCTTTTTGCATCTCTTCCCCTAAGTCATAAGGACTGACGAGATTTCTCGATTCAAACGCAGAATCAATCGCAAGTTTGCGCTCTTCTAATGTGGCACCTTCACCGAGCTGAACGGCCGCAAATAGCTCATCCATCATGGCGTGATCAGGCGTCGCATTTAGTTGCAGCTGTGCACTGTAATAAATCATGGCAGCAATTTGTGCACTTTCATTGAAGGTAACGTGTATTTTTCCAATGCTTTGACCTATCGCCGTTTCAAGTTCAGGGATGACTGCCTCCATTTTTCGACAGTGTCCGCAGGTTAGGGAAAACACCTCTGTGACGGGGGAAAGCCCATACTCAGATAGGTTAACCGGCAAGTAGGCAAACTGTTTACCTTCAGTCGGTGTTGAGTTTTCTGAGCAGCCAACGAGTGAGATAATTGCAATAAAAGCGATCACAAACAACGACGATGTTTTTTTCATAGGGTAGAGCCCAATCTGTTTAAGTAACAAGATTCTAACCTTTACTTCGCTCAACGAAAACGAAAATATAAACCTATCGAGCTATTTTTGCTGGTTATTTAGAACGATAGGAGGCGAATAAACTTAAGAGATTTATTAAAGTTTGCCGTTATTGGTCGATATACTTTAAGGAGCATGAAGCGTTTGATCAAAGATGAGATGATACCGTTATGAAGTATTTCGCCTTACCGATATTACTAATACTCACTGGATGTGGCACGTTACCCCCAGAATTGACCATGATGGGTGATAATATGCTTGATGTCGCGCCCAAAAGTGACGTTGACTTGCGATACCCCCAGTGGAATAAAGCCCCGCGATTATCCACAGCGGATGTCAAAGGACCGATGGGTCAACAGCGCACCACTAGTTATAGTTCACTGCAAAGCTTTTTGTTGAAACACGGTGTCGACTACGAAGTCTTACCCGGAAATCACGTGATGGTGAAGCTTAAAGATACGATCAAGTTTGAAACGGGGTCCGCGAAAGTGTCACCAGATTCTTCTTATTGGTTGGGTATGATGGGCGAGTATCTTGCTAATGACCCAGGTATCGATATTGTCATTGATGGTCATGCAGACAGCACGGGTGCGCCAACGTTCAATGATGGCCTCTCATTAAGACGAGCCAAGCAAGTTAAGCAAACGCTGATCAAAAACAATGTCGCAATGGACTCTATTTTCACTCGGGGTTACGGTGAATATGTCCCTGCTTGTACTAACAAAACCACCGCTGGGAAAGCGTGTAATCGACGAGTTGAAGTTTTG
Encoded here:
- the arfB gene encoding alternative ribosome rescue aminoacyl-tRNA hydrolase ArfB, which produces MLKISNSVTLQAWEIQLTAIRAQGAGGQNVNKVSSAIHLHFDINRSTLPDFYKERLLALSDSRITKDGVIVIKAQSFRTQEQNREDALNRLAQLIQAATVVQKQRRQTKPTRGSKERRLKRKNIQSQTKSLRKKPNH
- a CDS encoding DUF2986 domain-containing protein, with the protein product MNRKKKINQILKKKQKQHNAKLHSSNKPRYISKAERAKMEAEEANKALESSESVQTEQDLSADKVNDSTEQQ
- a CDS encoding endonuclease/exonuclease/phosphatase family protein translates to MWLLVVFPLFLLSAIWTNFIPIEMNWWLENLLAYPFLFLAYYFLLTVYAIVYRQKTLVLIAIILCIGFYALTPKHFNQGEVCKTDNPIELLQFNLFYSNPDVNAFMNYLIQHPADLIVLQEVSPEQGERFYTLDDIYPYRYGGQPAVGYPSSQLILSRYPLKEVTFFHTPDAQNIIHGEWQLTPTQSIQIITAHPTSPRSKELWYRRNALIRTIETVVEQYPSPDTLVIGDFNLSSKAPLFNQLLPGFATLPVASWPNLTASISANQGFSTPAFSMIAIDHTWLKSERWALCSRQSITEIKGSDHLPIRTKLGVKY
- a CDS encoding TRAP transporter permease; translated protein: MSNEVEQELQKFELPTRTDFPWVTSAITGLGVVLSLLHIWFNTFSTLPELWVSATHFAGFAVICALWCPAHVSLKNSQLALAVDVVIALGAFACLLYIPYAEDALYQRGVKFVASDWFFAILAISIVIELIRRTMGWFIPILILVCLSYVVLWGQWASGIFHFPGLSMETLLYRSFYSSEGMFGSISRISWSFVFMFILFGAFLVRSGVGDYIINVARAAAGKVIGGPGFIAVIGSGLMGSVSGSSVANTVSTGVISIPLMKKAGFPSRFAAGVEAAASTGGQLMPPVMGAGAFIMASYTQIPYVDIIAVSFVPALIYFLSVAFFVRIEAKRSGVQKISTSEISLTRVLLSGWHNLIPLVVLVTLLVQGFTPTYAAGISIVSVIVSSWFSKNHKMGPKAIVEALSQGAKNMATTAVLLVGIGLVINVISTTGIGNTFSLMINEWANGSLLMMLVLIALASLILGMGLPVTAAYIVLGTLSAPALYKLIAESQLLDLMISGNLPEQAKAIFMLAAPEKLTLLNAPMALETAKEMLALVPADFVETLLEQSLGIEAVGLALLAAHLIIFWLSQDSNVTPPVCLTAFAAATIAKTPPMRTGLTAWKIAKGLYLVPLLIAYTSLVSWDVASVLTVGFFAIIGTYAFIGAIEGYLEGELNWMLRVVLVIVGIVLVWADISLWIRLLACGLFVAIFVHSGRLYDKQQINSMTPNQKAV
- a CDS encoding NYN domain-containing protein codes for the protein MENIAVLVDVQNVYYTTRDKYRRNFDYNQFWHVATAGCHVAQANAYAISSKDPKQRQFHHILRGIGFNVCLKPFIQRKDGSAKGDWDVGIALDAFELASTVDRVILVSGDGDFSMLVDRIKSRFNKPVEVYGVPGLTSQDLIESASKFIPIDDDLLL
- a CDS encoding methyl-accepting chemotaxis protein, coding for MNIKQKLYSLGIVSVIGVLALVGTTTHFSNTTLELNQASLLVSQLETRLLHLRRNEKDFLLRKDAKYLDKFNDNMSIFLDKESKLSAILISNSFGSTEKLRTDILAYQKGFQNLVQAYSKLGLKESEQLRGRYNSSLDKLKSQVNSDTLVRLMEFDKKLLIGEWDESLISSINDAAFLADAKALLAQEIVIGVAYNVGLLGETRALSHTVEEQFKEFSSTLATEVSELQDRLFLIKQAVTACVILFIILFIYQISRSINLQVSKLLSVIQEIARSNNVSMRANLTGNNELVSIGTYFNRLLDKLEVLISGTQDKAGQLSQTTSNMHVELENVITQFHTQADHTTTMATAVQEMVATINEISESTAVAVEGVQQATVNAKHGREVVSSTVDNIGSLSNILGESQTSISSLNEHVEKIGGAVHIIQGIAEQTNLLALNAAIEAARAGEQGRGFAVVADEVRALASRTHQSTEEITKVVDAIQKQMSTVVVNIDQCNDQGQETLTASQTLDESLAQILTDMDNIQSNSERIASAIEEQGIVMNQVSESITELNAISDSNMQSAQQCLTEVDTVSEQAREMDLAVAEFRTESKA
- a CDS encoding nitrous oxide-stimulated promoter family protein, whose amino-acid sequence is MTFEHSNLLTDSLLTEFKTVHSMLLIFCRHHHGATSLCQECQELADYAETKLDRCPYGQEKPTCNRCPIHCYKPQQKEQMRWVMRYSGPKMLIPHPILAIRHLIHERKTVPEKPKPNASNRHKRQK
- a CDS encoding beta-phosphoglucomutase family hydrolase, with the protein product MYIDLEKYQGLIFDMDGTLIDTMPAHLDAWEKTSIHFDFPFTREWLNSLGGMPSYKIVAEINRKHGLNLDALEIAAYKMDAFANTPEQGEVIPCTVEVLQRYYGKKKLAVGTGSQRKSALRLLDKAGLLPKLDCVVSATDVVNHKPEPDTFLLAAEHLGLAADQCVVFEDTALGKAAAHAAGMDCIMVEQDTLVFYPVMN
- the lhgO gene encoding L-2-hydroxyglutarate oxidase; this encodes MGKEYDYLVVGGGIVGVSTAWQLKSRFPNKSILLIEKESGWAKHQTGHNSGVIHAGVYYAPGSLKAEFCKKGEQQTKAFCAKHDIKVENCGKLLVATSALELDRMVDLYARCKTNQIDVELLDKNQLSEAEPNIVGLGAILVKSTSIVDYRQVTQKMVEQFMALGGDVSLKTEVIGAHESTSHIQLDTRLDGVDTSFVGKFLVTCSGLMADRMTKMLNIDGDFQIIPYRGEYYQLAAKHNNVVNHLIYPIPDPDLPFLGVHLTRMIDGSVTVGPNAVQGWKREGYGNINFSVKDTMQMLGYSGFWKVTQKNLRTGLKEWKNSLWKPGYLKLVNKYCPAIELDDLQAYPAGVRAQAVLSDGTLVHDFLFANSMRSLHVCNAPSPAATSAIPIGEYICDKIVESSFD
- a CDS encoding ketoacyl-ACP synthase III — translated: MNNFYAEITGWGKCLPPSVLSNDDLSTFLDTSDEWIRSRTGIAERRISHVNTSDMATVAAKHALASAGLEANDIDVVIVATCSPDSLIPNTASLVSKNLGIKAAAAFDLNAACTGFVYGLETATRLIQAGNYRHALVIGAERLSFFIDWTKRDTAVLFGDGSGAVVLSKTEEKVGLQQARIGCDAAGRDILAVPKFGTSMDRFAADNGYWDFNFIGKDIFKRAVKGMGAASNEVLSNSQLTTDDIDVVIPHQANIRIIQTLCDVAGISQDKAFVNIERYGNTSAATVPIALCEAVEQGKVQPGHNLLMAAFGAGLTWGAAHIKWGQRVTPLASSDACLPETDKTALELLEVAISYCREKSEAASL
- a CDS encoding FKBP-type peptidyl-prolyl cis-trans isomerase, with amino-acid sequence MSKLIIPIAIVLLAVFFIYRTWNNGKLAEENQVKGAAFLSENSTKDGVITTETGLQYQVLQKGTGEEHPTATSRVKVHYHGTLIDGTVFDSSVERNEPIAFGLNQVIKGWTEGVQLMVEGDKFRLFVPSDLGYGKGGTGPIPPASVLIFDVELLEIQ